The Streptomyces lienomycini sequence GAACACACGGCGGACCGGACGGAGCCCCCGGCCCGGGCGGAACTGCGCGGCGACTGCGGGAGCTGCTTCGGGCTGTGCTGCGCGGCCCTGCCGTTCGCCCGCTCGGCGGACTTCGCGATCGACAAGGACGCCGGCACCCCCTGCCCGAACCTGCGCACCGACCACCGCTGCGGCATCCACGCGACGCTCCGGGACCGGGGCTTCACCGGCTGCACCGTCTACGACTGCTTCGGCGCCGGGCAGCGGGTCTCGCAGGTCACCTTCGGCGGCCAGGACTGGCGCACCGGCCCGCCGGAGCAGGCCCGCCGGATGTTCGACGTGTTCCCGGTCGTCCGCCAACTCCACGAACTCCTCCGGTACCTGACCGAGGCCGTGACCCTGCCCGCCGCCCGTCCGCTCCACGCCGACCTGCGCCGCGCCCTCGCCGACACCGAGCGCCTCGCCGCAGGGACGCCCGAGGAACTGGCCGCCCTCGACGTGCCCGCCCACCGGCAGCGGGCCAACGTGCTTCTGCTGCGCACCAGCGAACTGGTCCGCGCCGGCGCCCGCGGCCGCAGGAAGAACCGCCGCAACGCCGACCTGATGGGCGCCCGGCTGCGGGGCGCCGACCTGGCCGGCGCCGATCTGCGCGGGGCCCTCCTCATCGCCGCCGACCTCACCGGCGCGGACCTGCGGGGCGCCGACCTGATCGGCGCGGACCTGCGCGACGCCGACCTGACGGACGCGGACCTGACGGGCGCCCTCTTCCTGACCCAGCCGCAGGTCAACGCGGCCCGGGGCGGCGAGGGCACCGGGCTGCCGGACTCAGTCACCCGCCCGGTGCACTGGGCAGCGGGGCTCTGACGCGGGCTCCCCGGCCGCCTCCGGCCCGGGCGCGCGGTCCGGCGTGGACACGGTCCGCCGGTCCAGGCGCAGCCGCAGCCCGTCCGGCATCAGCGTCAGCCGCTCGGTCACCCGCAGCCGGTAGGCCGGGTCGGAGCGCAGTTCGTAGCGGCGCAGCAGCAGCCCGAGGACCAGCGTCGCCTCGTGCAGCGCGAACTGCCGCCCGATGCACGCCCGTGCGCCCGTCCCGAACGGCTTGAAGGTGTGCGGGGCACGCGACCGTACGGCCTTCGCCTCGAAGCGGTCCGGGTCGAAGCGCTCCGCGT is a genomic window containing:
- a CDS encoding pentapeptide repeat-containing protein, which produces MREHTADRTEPPARAELRGDCGSCFGLCCAALPFARSADFAIDKDAGTPCPNLRTDHRCGIHATLRDRGFTGCTVYDCFGAGQRVSQVTFGGQDWRTGPPEQARRMFDVFPVVRQLHELLRYLTEAVTLPAARPLHADLRRALADTERLAAGTPEELAALDVPAHRQRANVLLLRTSELVRAGARGRRKNRRNADLMGARLRGADLAGADLRGALLIAADLTGADLRGADLIGADLRDADLTDADLTGALFLTQPQVNAARGGEGTGLPDSVTRPVHWAAGL